CGGTAGGTAGAGAACCCTTATAAGGCGCAATCTGTAACCAGGCAACCGCTTCATCTGGTAGACCAAAGATCTCACCAATAACCTCCGCCTGTTGCTTATCAAGAGTCATCTGTCCCAGACATGCAGCCGTTGTCCACTCTTTTGAGAGGCCGATCGCGGCGGCCACGTCACTCCATTTAATCCCTTTGCTAACTTTCGCTGCCATAATTGCGGCAGTGACTTCTTCCCGATTACTAATCATAGGTCACTCCTCAGGTTTCATTTAATCCATCATTGATTATTCAGTTGCACCAGCAGAAACAGCACCACCAGCGTTAACAGAAAAGAGACTGATCTCCAGAACAGCAGAGGGTTTCTCTCCATCAGGGGAGGCTGATTGCGGCGCAAATAGTTGTGATTAGGTTTACGCAGGTCGTACACAAATTCAGATACCTCTGCGTAGCGTTTGTACGGGTTTGGCTGTAGCCCTTTCTGCAGCGTTGCGTCGACCCATCTGGGGATCGCTTTTTCCTCATCGAAAACAGATTGATATAAGAGTTTACGTTGTGCCGATGAGGTGGTGCATTTAGCAACCTGAGTCCCATAAGGGAAACGTCCTGATAGCATGTGATAAGCAATTACCGCCAGCGAGAAGAGATCAGAGCGGGTTGATATGACTTCGCCGACAAAATACTCCGGTGCCATATACAGTGCCGTCCCCGGCATATCCAGTTGCGCCAGAGTATTTTCAGCTTCAACAATTCCGGCAACACGAACCGCACCAAAATCAACAATTTTTACGGTGCCGTTACTATCGATCATCACAT
The genomic region above belongs to Amphritea japonica ATCC BAA-1530 and contains:
- the cynS gene encoding cyanase, giving the protein MISNREEVTAAIMAAKVSKGIKWSDVAAAIGLSKEWTTAACLGQMTLDKQQAEVIGEIFGLPDEAVAWLQIAPYKGSLPTAVPTDPLIYRWYEVVNVYGNTIKELIHEEFGDGIMSAIDFSMDIQREANPNGDRVNVVLSGKFLPYKTY